One Micromonospora eburnea genomic region harbors:
- a CDS encoding glycosyltransferase: MSPLLAIAGELSHRGVPDLWFASEEAARGRVERVSGASPVRFASSGPTYYAPDESVYTAMTRGPRTTDGFVAAMRLLQHPSVAGEHYPWLLDLIDKLDPGLMVIDALHMPALDAAMTRRVPFVLSVPFPVSMLYLRRLPWSYPTPTSGLPRRMRPAQLAANVAFRLRLQLALLTRTNLLGSAWYRRSLGIANPFGDLERYSAAAAAVFGYSVFGIEYPFSAPDHLHMLGTAVEREAPGASTGSDLASWLDEHPSVVYVGLGTLAVLSRDQVTALATALADLGPRHRVLWKLPAAQRALLPGPPPAHVRLEEWLPSQSEVLAHPHVRVFVTHGGANGFHEGIHFGKPLLVMPFWLDCYDLAARGVDAGVGLAVDRPPHFGADEITAKLRRLLSDDTFARRSRYWGEQLRQAGGARRAADLIVELAGGAAAAH, encoded by the coding sequence ATGAGCCCGCTGTTGGCCATCGCCGGCGAGCTGTCCCACCGGGGCGTACCGGATCTGTGGTTCGCGTCCGAGGAGGCGGCCAGGGGGCGGGTGGAACGCGTCTCCGGCGCGAGCCCGGTGCGCTTCGCCTCGTCCGGTCCCACCTACTACGCTCCGGACGAGTCCGTCTACACCGCGATGACCAGGGGGCCGCGGACCACGGACGGCTTCGTCGCGGCGATGCGGCTGCTCCAACACCCATCCGTCGCCGGCGAGCACTACCCGTGGCTGCTCGACCTGATCGACAAGCTCGATCCGGGGCTGATGGTGATCGACGCGCTGCACATGCCGGCCCTCGACGCGGCGATGACCCGGCGGGTGCCGTTCGTGCTCAGCGTCCCGTTCCCGGTCAGCATGCTTTACCTGCGCCGCCTGCCGTGGAGCTACCCCACGCCCACCTCCGGCCTGCCTCGGCGGATGCGTCCGGCGCAGCTGGCGGCGAACGTGGCGTTCCGGCTCCGGCTCCAGCTCGCCCTGCTCACCCGCACCAACCTGCTCGGCTCGGCGTGGTACCGCCGGTCGCTGGGCATCGCCAACCCGTTCGGCGACCTGGAGCGGTACAGTGCCGCGGCGGCGGCCGTCTTCGGGTACTCGGTCTTCGGCATCGAGTACCCGTTCTCCGCGCCGGACCATCTGCACATGCTGGGGACGGCGGTCGAGCGCGAGGCGCCGGGCGCGAGCACCGGCAGCGATCTGGCGAGCTGGCTCGACGAGCACCCCTCGGTGGTCTACGTCGGCCTGGGCACCCTCGCGGTGCTGTCCCGTGACCAGGTGACCGCGCTCGCCACCGCGTTGGCCGATCTCGGCCCGCGACACCGGGTGCTGTGGAAGCTACCGGCGGCGCAGCGGGCCCTGCTGCCCGGCCCGCCGCCCGCGCACGTACGGCTGGAGGAGTGGCTGCCGTCCCAGTCCGAGGTGCTGGCCCACCCGCACGTGCGGGTCTTCGTCACCCACGGCGGCGCGAACGGCTTCCACGAGGGCATCCACTTCGGCAAGCCGCTGCTCGTGATGCCGTTCTGGTTGGACTGCTACGACCTCGCCGCACGGGGCGTGGACGCCGGCGTCGGGCTCGCCGTCGACCGGCCGCCGCATTTCGGCGCGGATGAGATCACCGCCAAGCTGCGCCGCCTGCTCTCCGACGACACCTTCGCCCGGCGCAGCCGGTACTGGGGTGAACAGCTGCGGCAGGCCGGTGGGGCGCGGCGGGCCGCCGACCTCATCGTCGAGTTGGCCGGCGGTGCCGCCGCAGCCCACTGA